A single window of Ammospiza caudacuta isolate bAmmCau1 chromosome Z, bAmmCau1.pri, whole genome shotgun sequence DNA harbors:
- the LOC131571584 gene encoding serine/threonine-protein kinase PAK 1-like yields IKKINLQGPRRMERSINEIQIMKRYRSPNVVNFLDSYLVGEELWLVLEYMDGGTLNDILSTTALYEDEAAAISRECLQGLHFLHSNHVIHRDVKSDNILLRTDGSVKLGDFGLSAQLSPEQSRRCSVVGTPWWLAPEVLTSQPYGPKVDIWSFGIVGIEMIEQEPPYWNQSPITQALFNAAHTSIAGLFFFSVIIAQLSLTDILLAEDLSLPYPL; encoded by the exons ataaagaaaataaatcttcaaggaccGAGAAGGATGGAACGAAGCATTAATGAAATCCAAATCATGAAGAGGTacaggagtcccaatgttgtgaacTTTTTAGACAG ctaccttgtGGGTGAGGAActctggctggtgctggagtaCATGGACGGAGGCACCCTGAACGATATCCTCAGCACGACCGCTCTGTatgaagatgaggcagcagccatcagtcgggag tgcctgcaaggactgcattttcttcactcaaaccatgtgatccatcgagatgtgaagagtgacaacatccttctcagaaccgatGGTTCTGTCAAGCTGG gTGATTTTGGCCtctctgctcagctcagccctgagcagagcagacggtgctcggtagtcgggactccttggtggctGGCGCCAGAAGTGCTGACAAGTCAACCATATGgtcccaaagtggacatatggtcttttggaatcgTGGGGATTGAAATGATCGAACAAGAACCTCCCTACTGGAACCAAAGTCCCatcacg CAAGCGCTGTTCAATGCAGCTCACACCTCTATTGCAGGGCTGTTCTTCTTCTCAGTAATCATCGCTCAGCTGTCTCTCACTGACATATTGCTGGCTGAAGACCTGTCTCTTCCATATCCCCTATAA